From the Bacillota bacterium genome, the window GGTGACCTGCGGGTTCTCGAAGATCCCGATCAGGGTGGCGATGCCGCCCTTGCGGAGGGCCATCAACGACGAGACCAGGGTCCCCTGAGCCCCTACTGCCTCGAAGGTCCGCGAGACCCCGAGCCCGCCGGTGGCCTGGCGGATGTACTCGACCGGTTCCTCCAACCGGGCGTCGATGACCTCGGTCGCCTCGAGTGAGGCGGCCATGGCCAGACGGTCCTGGCGGATGTCGACCATGAAGATCCGTTCAGCCCCGGCGGCCTTGCAGACGGCGAGGGTCAGAAGGCCGATGGGACCGGCCCCGAAAATGGCCACGCTGTCCCCCAGTCCCACGCCGGCCCGGCGGGTGGCGTGGGTGGCCACGGCCAGTGGCTCGACGAGCGCCCCTTCGGCGTACGAGAGCTCGGTCGGGAGGTGATGAACCCATTGCTCCGCGGCCACGTAGTACTCAGCCAGGCCGCTTCGACCCATGCGGTAACCGTACTTGATGTTCTGGCACCGGTTGTACTCGCCGAGCCGGCAGTAGTGGCAGGTCCCGCAGGGGATGATCGGCTCGACCAGGACCCGGTCGCCCAGCTTGAACCGGGTCACGGCGCTCCCCCGCTCGACGACGTCACCGGCCAGCTCGTGGCCGACGGCCGACGGCAGTTTGGCGTCGGGGTGTTTGCCTCGGTAGAGGTGGAGGTCACTGCCGCAGATGGCCGAAGCCTTGACCTCGATGAGGACTTCGTCCGCGCCCAGGGAGGGCCGTGGCAGCGCCTTCAGATCGACCCGGCCCGGCGCCGTGATCTCGGCCGCGCGATAGGTGTTGGTTGAACGCTGGCTACTGGCCATCTTCCTCGTCCTCCACGATGAAGTCGTCTTTCGTCCCGAAAAGACGGGGCTTGCCGGCCAGTTCCCGAATCTCGTCGGTGATCAGGAAGATCTGCGGCGGGCAGCCTGGCACCCATCGTCCCTGACCCTTCCGACCGGCGTTCTTCAAGCACTTCCCGATCAGGATATTGCGGCTCGGGTCCTGCCCATCCTCGGCCGAGACGGCGGCGTCCGGGCCGATGAAGAACCGGACATACGGCAGGAGAGCCAGGACCTCGGTCTGTTGCGCCCGGTCGAGGGCGATGCGGAGCCCCTCGCGGCAACCGGTGCAGGCCTTGCCGTCGACGATGCAGACATTGTCGGGGTGAGTGAAGGGAAAGACCGCCCGTTTGAACGGCCGGGCCAGGTCGCCGACCCGCTCCCCGACCACCTGGATGTCCTCCTCGGGCACGCCCTGGCCGAGTTCGAGGGCCTTCCTGACCGTCTCGACCTCGTCGGGGGCGAAGCCCATCAGGCGACCGGCCACCAGGTCCACGGCGGCGCAGTCGGTCCCGGCCATGATCACCCCGAAGTTGGCCGGGGTGCCGCCGACCGGGCCATCGCCCTCCATCGCCACCGTGCCGTCGGCCACGATCAAGTCGGGCTTGAGCACGCGGTTGAGGTCCACGATGGCCTCGACCAGGCCGCGGTTGTGGAAGCGCTTCTTCTCCTGAGCCGGCATGGTCCCCTTGAGGTTCTTCATGGCCACGGTGATCCCGACCCCGGCATGGGTCTTCATCACCGGGACGTCGACCAGGAAGTCGGAGGAAAGGACGGTTCGGGCGATCCGGATCCTCTTGAGCAGGGTGGCCCCGGGCACGTCGACGGAGTCGAAGACGTCGTCATTCAGGTCGACCAGCCGGGCCCGGTGACGGTCGGCCACTTCCCGCAGACCGAGACGTTTGAAGGCCTTCTTCGTGTCGAGCCCGACGGCGATGGCCTCCCCGACGATGAGATCGGCGGTGGGGTTGACCTCTCGCATGACTTCGAGGACGGCCCCGATCACCAGGGTGCTGGTGACGATCCCGGTCTCCCACCCGACGTCGTCGGCGGTGAGGTTCGGTTTGACCAGGATCCGCCGCGCCCTGGCGGCCTTCTCCCGCCAGCCGACGAGCAGGCCGACGGCCCGCCTGACCGATTCGGCGACCCCCTCCGGTGAAAAGGCGTCGGCCGCCCGGGTGACGGCGACGATGGAACGGCTCATCGGACCTCACCGGTTCCCGCTTTGGGCGGCCGGGCCACCGGCCGGGCCACCGCGGCGGGCGACAAGACCCGGCCCGGGACTCCCGGGGCGAGGAGGAAGATCATCTCCAGGCCGTCCTTCCCGACCCAGGCCACGCAATGGGTGACCCGCTCCGGGACGCAGGCGACCACGCCCGGTTTGAGGACGTAGCGGTCCTCGCCGGCCAGCAGCTCGCCCTCGCCGGAGAGGACGTAAAACATCTCTTCCCAAGACTCGTGGGCGTGCGGCCGGCCCGAGCCGCCGGCCGGCCAGTGGGCCCGGCCGATGGTCAACTTGGCCGAGCCGCCACCCTCCGGGTCCATGATGACCTGCATCACCTGGGCCCCCAGGGGGACCATCGGGGCGTCCGCCTCCGAGGCGATGAACGGCACGCCGCCCGTGACCGGACCCGGTGAACGCACCCTGGCTTTCCGCGTCAGTGGTTCGTCCATGGCTCTCGCCCTCTTTCCCAGTTCTTCGTCGATGGACCCGGCGCGGACGCCGCCGGCGGTTGCCGGCGCGGCGCGTTACCTCCCGGCTTCCTTGCCGCAGACCTTGTCGACGATGACCCGGAAGTCATACTCGTTCAGAAGGCCGCCCTTTTCGTACGAGCGCTGCTTGATCAGGGGAACCATGGCCAGGACCTGCTGGTCGTCGGCGGTCCGGCCGATCTTGTCCAGCCAGATCTTGACCGACTCGGTCCCGCTGTGCTTGCCCAGGACGCATTCGACGGGGGCGTTGCCGAACATGGCCGGGTCATAGGGGACGTACTCGAGCATGTCCTTGGCGCCGCAGGCCCGAATCCAGCCGGAGACGATGCCCGACTCGAGGTTGAGGACGGTGTCGCCGATCAGGCCGCGATTGGTCCGCTGTTGCATCTTGGCGGCTCGGAGGACGAACCTGGAGAGGTCGACCATCTTCTCGGTCTTGATCCCGGTGTCGATCCCGTACATCATCAGGAGGGCCGAGGCGACTTCTTCGTAAGCCGCGTTGCCGGCGCGTTCGCCGACATTGGAGACGGTGGTGTGGGCGACCTCGCAGCCCGAGGCCAGGGCCATGATGGTGTTCGCCCCGGCGAAGCC encodes:
- a CDS encoding alcohol dehydrogenase catalytic domain-containing protein; its protein translation is MASSQRSTNTYRAAEITAPGRVDLKALPRPSLGADEVLIEVKASAICGSDLHLYRGKHPDAKLPSAVGHELAGDVVERGSAVTRFKLGDRVLVEPIIPCGTCHYCRLGEYNRCQNIKYGYRMGRSGLAEYYVAAEQWVHHLPTELSYAEGALVEPLAVATHATRRAGVGLGDSVAIFGAGPIGLLTLAVCKAAGAERIFMVDIRQDRLAMAASLEATEVIDARLEEPVEYIRQATGGLGVSRTFEAVGAQGTLVSSLMALRKGGIATLIGIFENPQVTLEAPIFVSREIGLLGSTGYCWDFPTAIGLARKRTVDLARLITHRFPLSEIDRAFAAAVDRDLLAVKVIVEP
- a CDS encoding DUF362 domain-containing protein, which gives rise to MSRSIVAVTRAADAFSPEGVAESVRRAVGLLVGWREKAARARRILVKPNLTADDVGWETGIVTSTLVIGAVLEVMREVNPTADLIVGEAIAVGLDTKKAFKRLGLREVADRHRARLVDLNDDVFDSVDVPGATLLKRIRIARTVLSSDFLVDVPVMKTHAGVGITVAMKNLKGTMPAQEKKRFHNRGLVEAIVDLNRVLKPDLIVADGTVAMEGDGPVGGTPANFGVIMAGTDCAAVDLVAGRLMGFAPDEVETVRKALELGQGVPEEDIQVVGERVGDLARPFKRAVFPFTHPDNVCIVDGKACTGCREGLRIALDRAQQTEVLALLPYVRFFIGPDAAVSAEDGQDPSRNILIGKCLKNAGRKGQGRWVPGCPPQIFLITDEIRELAGKPRLFGTKDDFIVEDEEDGQ
- a CDS encoding cupin domain-containing protein, producing the protein MDEPLTRKARVRSPGPVTGGVPFIASEADAPMVPLGAQVMQVIMDPEGGGSAKLTIGRAHWPAGGSGRPHAHESWEEMFYVLSGEGELLAGEDRYVLKPGVVACVPERVTHCVAWVGKDGLEMIFLLAPGVPGRVLSPAAVARPVARPPKAGTGEVR